One part of the Chiroxiphia lanceolata isolate bChiLan1 chromosome 14, bChiLan1.pri, whole genome shotgun sequence genome encodes these proteins:
- the LOC116793867 gene encoding fibronectin type-III domain-containing protein 3a-like — translation MMADQPPPLEATPLLNEVPLLPHMVNGDSIQQVILVQVNPGETFTITTEDGHMQCIQGPAHVPLMSPNGSMPPIFVPPGYVSQVVEENGVRKVVVVPHSEFHPSMHPPPPPPPHVPHYMHHPHALLPHPPHPVFPPVGTGELPPQFIHQHPPPHVFQEQEPRSHGRTNFIQRDERSLKMQEHLKKRLKDRQASGHTNNKLNSPPSSPHKVVNSSNATIPNGNGKGQQGAGGALKQKQIGKTKGSPEAEMGESDTESKKCDTHLSIGKPVVSDIQARSAVLSWNLPVSSQNGESHSHSPAAFTFEVAISNSGKNGKFKSVYVGEELTITLPDLRPATDYHARVSATSSSIKESISELVSFTTESCEPDCPAAPKLINRTKNSLSLQWKSSNDNGSKITNFLLEWDEGKSGPFKECYYGHLKQYKLTKLSPSTRYSLRLAAKNDIGMSGFSEPVSYYTAGMVPPAPAPPVLLEAGVTWMALRWIPPPGVSSDDSLTYTLDMEEEGSGYGFQPQYNGDELSCTLRNLRRSTSYKFRLFAYNSEGKSSPSEVVEHSTNPDKPGPPSKPVVKGKIHSHSVKVVWEPPKDNGGSDISKYFLEISEGSAGGKWDMVYSGAQREHVCDHLRPGTSYRLRVSCVSKGGESQASDVTTVTTSAVPPGPCPAPALAGKAKPKEIPLQWGPPAIDGGSDITEYILEMANSEQDEHRVVYQGPAAEYVVTNLLPGRTYCFWIRAGNKVGFGPYSDKAELSTAPGPPEQCCKPLITCKSATCAVVSWESPACNGAEIMEYRLDWGQVEGSMHIIYTGPCQSYEVKGLTPATTYYCRVQAVNVAGVGLFGETSVVTTPPSVPAAVAVLHLLEEEQMEISAPFSTCLAIQWEEPCCHGAEITGYNIEYGEKQLVTVGRNTTHVLENLLPDTLYRIRIQAINSLGVGPFSHSMKAKTKPLPPDPPHLECVVFSYQSLKLKWGEGPSRALITNPTQFNLQMEDRFGRFVTVYNGPCHTYKVQRLSESTTYYFRIQAYNDAGEGGFSQVYAFTTTKSPPASLKAPKANQLEENTYEITWEPLQPMKGDSIVYILQLAAGREFDQVYKGPETSFRLPGVQSNCEYRVRVCAGRQSQDPAGPPELLGPYSPSTVFSAQRQEQGPPCPSAGPELAQSGKRLREERLIAIVLLCGFAVVAILFAVVIQYFVIK, via the exons GTTATTCTTGTCCAGGTAAACCCAGGTGAAACATTTACAATTACAACTGAAGATGGGCACATGCAGTGTATTCAAG GTCCAGCACATGTCCCTCTGATGTCACCAAATGGTTCCATGCCACCAATATTTGTGCCTCCCGGTTATGTATCTCAG GTGGTGGAAGAAAACGGAGTCcggaaggtggtggtggtgcccCACTCGGAATTCCACCCTTCCATgcatccccctcctccccctcccccccacgTGCCCCATTACATGCACCACCCCCACGCTCTGCTCCCGCATCCCCCCCACCCCGTGTTCCCCCCGGTGGGCACCGGGGAGCTGCCCCCACAgttcatccaccagcacccgCCTCCACACGTGTTCCAGGAGCAAG AACCTCGTTCCCATGGAAGGACAAACTTCATCCAGCGGGACGAAAGGAGTCTCAAAATGCAGGAACACCTGAAGAAGAGACTAAAAGACAGACAAGCCAGTGGTCACACCAACAATAAACTGAACAGTCCTCCCTCCTCACCACACAAAGTTGTTAATTCTTCCAATGCCACAATTCCcaatgggaatgggaagggacagcaaggggcaggaggagcactAAAGCAGAAGCAGATAGGAAAAACAAAGGGCAGTCCAGAGGCAGAGATGGGAG AATCTGACACAGAATCCAAGAAATGTGATACTCACTTAAGCATTGGCAAACCAGTC GTTTCTGATATACAAGCAAGATCAGCCGTTCTGTCCTGGAATCTCCCAGTTAGTTCACAGAATGGAGAGAGCCATAGTCATAGTCCAGCAGCATTTACATTTGAAGTAGCAATATCCAACAGtggtaaaaatggaaaatttaaatcTGTCTATGT TGGGGAGGAATTAACAATTACACTTCCTGATCTCAGACCAGCAACTGATTATCATGCCAG AGTTTCAGCAACCAGCAGTTCCATCAAGGAATCCATTTCAGAGTTGGTGAGCTTCACTACAGAGAGCTGTGAGCCAGACTGTCCTGCTGCCCCAAAGCTGATTAACAGAACCAAAAACAGCCTGAGTTTGCAGTGGAAG tccTCAAATGACAATGGCTCCAAAAtaactaattttcttttagaatgGGATGAG GGGAAGAGTGGCCCCTTCAAGGAGTGTTACTACGGGCACCTGAAGCAGTACAAACTCACCAAACTCTCTCCCTCCACAAGATACTCGCTGAGATTGGCTGCTAAAAATGATATTGGAATGAG TGGGTTCAGCGAGCCGGTGTCGTACTACACGGCCGGGAtggtgcccccagccccagcccccccggtgctgctggaagcaggagtgACCTGGATGGCCCTGAGGTGGATCCCACCCCCCGGGGTGTCCTCAGATGACTCCCTCACTTACACCTTGGACATGGAAGAGGAAGGTTCT ggtTATGGATTCCAGCCCCAGTACAACGGAGATGAGCTCTCATGCACTTTAAGAAACCTTAGGAGGAGCACATCCTATAAGTTCAgg CTCTTTGCCTacaacagtgaaggaaaaagcagtCCCAGTGAGGTGGTGGAACACAGCACCAATCCTGACAAACCTGGACCCCCGAGTAAACCAGTTGTAAAGGGCAAGATCCACTCCCACAGTGTGAAAGTTGTGTGGG AACCCCCCAAAGATAACGGAGGATCAGACATCTCTAAATACTTTTTGGAAATCTCAGAAGGATCAGCTG GAGGGAAGTGGGACATGGTCTACAGCGGGGCCCAGAGGGAGCACGTGTGTGACCACCTCAGGCCTGGCACCTCCTACAGACTCCGAGTGTCTTGTGTCAGTAAAGGTGGGGAAAGCCAG GCCTCCGATGTCACGACGGTCACGACGTCGGCGGTTCCCCCCGGCccctgtcctgctccagccctggcaggcaAAGCCAAGCCCAAGGAAATCCCTCTGCAGTGGG GCCCCCCAGCCATAGATGGAGGTTCTGACATTACAGAATATATTCTGGAGATGGCAAACTCTGAACAGGATGAACACAGGGTTGTGTATCAGGGCCCAGCAGCTGAGTATGTAGTGACCAACCTGCTTCCAGGGAGAACCTACTGCTTCTGGATCCGGGCAGGGAATAAAGTCGGG TTTGGCCCCTACTCTGACAAGGCAGAGCTCTCCACTGCTCCGGGCCCCCCCGAGCAGTGCTGCAAACCCCTGATAACCTGTAAGAGTGCAACTTGTGCTGTGGTTTCCTGGGAG AGCCCGGCGTGCAACGGTGCAGAAATCATGGAATACAGGCTGGACTGGGGCCAGGTGGAAGGATCCATGCACATCATCTACACTGGCCCTTGCCAGAGCTATGAAGTCAAAGGGCTCACACCTGCAACCACCTATTACTGCAGGGTGCAG GCTGTGAATGTGGCTGGAGTGGGGCTCTTTGGGGAGACCAGCGTGGTGACCACCCCACCATCAGTGCCCGCAGCCGTGGCCGTGCTGCACCtcctggaggaggagcagatggagatctctgctcccttctccaCGTGCCTTGCAATCCAGTGGGAAGAGCCCTGCTGCCACGGGGCTGAGATCACAGGGTACAACATAGAGTatggggaaaagcagctggtCACCGTGGGGAGGAACACAACTCATGTCCTGGAGAATCTGCTGCCTGACACTCTGTACAG AATCAGAATACAGGCCATAAACAGCCTTGGAGTTGGTCCTTTCAGTCATTCCAtgaaagccaaaaccaaaccactacCTCCTGACCCTCCTCATCTGGAATGTGTGGTCTTCAGCTACCAGAGCCTTAAACTCAAATGGGGAGAAGGGCCCAGCAGAGCTTTAATTACCAACCCTACACAGTTCAACTTGCAGATGGAGGACAGGTTTGGCAG GTTTGTTACAGTTTATAATGGTCCCTGTCACACCTACAAGGTACAGAGGCTCAGTGAATCCACTACGTACTATTTCCGGATCCAGGCCTACAACGACGCTGGAGAGGGAGGGTTTTCCCAAGTTTACGCTTTCACTACAACTAAATCTCCACCTGCATCTCTTAAAG CACCCAAAGCGAATCAGCTGGAAGAAAACACTTATGAAATCACATGGGAGCCTCTCCAGCCAATGAAAGGAGATTCTATTGTTTACATCCTTCAgcttgctgctggcagagagTTTGATCAG gTGTACAAGGGCCCCGAGACGTCGTTCCGGCTGCCGGGGGTGCAGTCGAACTGTGAGTACCGAGTGCGGGTCTGCGCCGGGCGGCAGAGCCAGGACCCCGCGGGCCCCCCGGAGCTGCTGGGCCCCTACAGCCCCAGCACGGTGTTCTCGGCGCAGCGGCAGGAGCAgggccccccctgcccctccgCCGGGCCGGAGCTGGCGCAGAGCGGGAAGCGGCTGCGCGAGGAGCGGCTCATCGCCATCGTGCTGCTCTGCGGCTTCGCCGTCGTCGCCATCCTCTTCGCCGTCGTCATCCAGTACTTCGTCATCAAGTAG